One window from the genome of Oncorhynchus kisutch isolate 150728-3 linkage group LG21, Okis_V2, whole genome shotgun sequence encodes:
- the LOC109866574 gene encoding inverted formin-2 isoform X1 — MHAMSEQGNATLVCLENSAARFGQCISTKTRAHRNCMKLVTTKRYLRFVVEIEQLKGSLFLVAMAAKASKGKWGALKEHLTSSPPDRDAHLEANLENSVPELCIRLLQVPTVVNYSGVRRRLEGSDQEWMVQFLELNGLDLLMEALERLSGRGCARIADALLQLTCVACVKAVMNSSAGLHFILDNEGYVRTLSQALDTSNTMVKMQVFELLAALTLFNPQGHHLAMDALEHYKSVNMQQYRFSVIMNELHATDNVPYMVVLMSVVNVIIFGVEDLRKRDKLRKEFIGLQLLQLLPKLRETEDVDLNIQCEAFEDTMAEDEEEMERVYGGIDMSSHQEVFTTLFTKLSSSPASVQLLSILQALLLVGPEQSEVWLALEALADRATLLAQDPDVDSTKRLMERLVSSKGHQGSPKVKTTDRGVQIDRSICLSEVLIKESTTPVATSPPPHPHLPPPLPSMRTFVPPLPGFSGMPPPGLPPPPPLPQMGHGGPPPPPPLPGMMGPPPPPPLPGMMGPPPPPPLPGMMGPPPPPPLPGMMGPPPPPPLPGMMGPPPPPPLPGMMGPPPPPPLPGMMGPPPPPPLPGMMGPPPPPPLPGMMGPPPPLGGDEIIVAQSVQMRSCYASSPKVGRCPTLRMKKLNWQKLPSRVVTDSHSMWTSVQVDSLEPDYSSIEELFCLPVTDSKAKGSTPAVKQEPKEISFIDAKKNLNLNIFLKQFRCSHKDFVAMIQKGDRSKFDVEVLKQLQKLQPEKHEIENLKSYKGEREKLAGVDQFYLQLLAVPCYALRIECMLLCEEISSVLQMMQPKVKLLDEACESLRVSTRLPSFCMLILDVGNFLNYGSHTGNAEGFKISTLLKLTETKANKSRITLLHHILEEAEQNHDDLLNLPDDLEICEKAARVNLETLQSEASLLIKRLKESEKKVASSSVAAIKEQYLTAIQGSQEACRELEARFASIDRKKEDLAQYLCEDSSRLSLEDLFSTLHSFRGLFIKALKDNQTRREQAIKAEKRKKQLEEEDSKRPRGENRKIIRKAPPVQEGCIIDHLLSDIRKGYALRKTKHQADRTSLPSEDKGDSIQPGEQCTKLKGTSAIDAKEEVEKGTSPIDLGQQSGNPVVVESGLPTDPSLQSSSPKTPGPSNLHTTTKDHIQSEDLNPGMDSSTDCQLKESTEGEGFKAAESKVENVNRNAFSAAGDGPKSRDAETDGNRESGADGNGLEETPSSESPSTTADVDAESKHAQKRGSTKRHGKAKRKGKDHTKLKKVCVLQ; from the exons CTCCCTTTTTTTGGTTGCTATGGCAGCCAAGGCATCGAAAGGGAAGTGGGGGGCCCTGAAGGAGCACCTGACCAGCAGCCCCCCCGACCGAGATGCTCACCTTGAGGCCAACTTGGAGAACTCAGTTCCAGAGCTATGCATACGACTGCTACAGGTACCCACAGTGGTCAACTACTCAGGGGTGCGGAGGCGCCTAGAGGGGAGTGACCAGGAATGGATGGTGCAGTTCCTGGAGCTCAATGGACTGGATCTGCTGATGGAGGCCCTGGAGAGGCTGTCTGGCCGGGGTTGTGCCCGCATCGCTGACGCCCTCCTCCAGCTCACTTGTGTGGCCTGTGTGAAGGCAGTGATGAACTCCTCAGCTGGACTGCACTTTATACTGGACAATGAGGGATACGTCAGGACCCTGTCACAAG CCCTGGACACGTCCAACACCATGGTAAAGATGCAGGTGTTTGAGCTGCTGGCGGCCCTCACCTTGTTTAACCCACAGGGACACCACCTGGCCATGGATGCCCTGGAGCACTATAAA AGTGTGAATATGCAGCAGTACCGCTTCAGCGTCATCATGAATGAGCTGCATGCGACTGACAATGTTCCGTACATGGTCGTCCTCATGAGTGTGGTCAACGTGATTATCTTCGGGGTAGAAGACCTGCGGAAAAGGGACAAACTACGCAAAGAGTTCATCG GGCTTCAATTACTACAATTACTTCCAAAACTTAG agagactgaggatgTGGACCTGAACATCCAGTGTGAGGCCTTTGAGGACACCATggcagaggatgaggaggagatggagagggtgtaCGGGGGCATCGACATGAGCAGTCACCAGGAAGTCTTCACCACACTCTTCACCAAA TTGAGTAGCTCCCCTGCATCGGTGCAGCTGCTGTCGATCCTGCAGGCTCTGTTGTTGGTAGGTCCGGAGCAGAGCGAGGTGTGGCTGGCCCTGGAGGCCCTGGCTGACCGCGCTACTTTGCTGGCACAGGACC CTGATGTTGACTCCACCAAGCGCCTGATGGAACGTCTGGTGTCCTCCAAGGGTCATCAAGGGTCACCTAAGGTCAAGACCACAGACCGGGGCGTTCAGATTGATCGGTCAATCTGTCTATCAGAGGTCCTCATTAAAGAATCTACCACCCCTGTTGCCACTtcacctcctccccatcctcaTCTACCACCACCCCTACCAAGCATGAGAACTTTTGTCCCACCACTTCCTGGCTTCTCTGGGATGCCTCCCCCTGGCCTCCCTCCGCCACCACCTCTACCACAGATGGGGCATGGAGGTCCACCGCCTCCCCCACCCCTGCCAGGCATGATGGGTCCACCGCCTCCCCCACCCCTGCCAGGCATGATGGGTCCACCGCCTCCCCCACCCCTGCCAGGCATGATGGGTCCACCGCCTCCCCCACCCCTGCCTGGCATGATGGGTCCACCGCCTCCCCCACCCCTGCCAGGCATGATGGGTCCACCGCCTCCCCCACCCCTGCCTGGCATGATGGGTCCACCGCCTCCCCCACCCCTGCCTGGCATGATGGGTCCACCACCTCCCCCACCCCTGCCTGGCATGATGGGTCCACCGCCTCCCCCACCCCTGCCAGGCATGATGGGTCCACCGCCTCCCCTTGGTGGCGATGAAATTATAGTGGCCCAGAGTGTGCAGATGCGATCCTGCTACGCCTCTTCACCCAAGGTGGGCCGCTGCCCCACACTGCGTATGAAGAAGCTCAACTGGCAGAAGCTGCCATCCAGAGTGGTGACTG ATAGTCACTCCATGTGGACCTCGGTACAGGTAGATTCTCTGGAGCCTGATTACTCCAGTATTGAGGAGCTCTTCTGTCTGCCAGTGACTGACTCAAAAGCCAAAGGCAGCACTCCTGCAGTCAAACAGGAGCCCAAAGAG ATTTCTTTCATTGATGCCAAGAAAAATCTTAACCTGAACATATTCTTGAAACAATTCAGATG CTCACATAAGGACTTTGTGGCCATGATTCAAAAAGGTGACCGGTCCAAGTTTGATGTGGAGGTGCTGAAACAGCTGCAAAAGCTACAGCCAGAGAAGCATGAG ATTGAGAACCTGAAGTCCTACAAGGGAGAGCGGGAGAAGTTAGCTGGTGTGGACCAGTTTTATCTCCAGCTCCTAGCTGTTCCATG CTACGCGCTGAGGATCGAGTGCATGTTGCTGTGTGAGGAAATCAGCTCGGTGTTACAGATGATGCAGCCTAAAGTTAAGCTGCTGGACGAGGCCTGTGAGA GTCTGAGAGTGAGCACTCGACTGCCAAGCTTCTGCATGCTCATTCTGGACGTTGGAAACTTCCTCAACTAT GGAAGCCACACAGGGAACGCTGAGGGCTTCAAGATCAGCACACTGTTGAAACTCACTGAAACCAAGGCCAATAAAAGTCGCATCACGCTGCTCCACCACATCCTAGAGGAGGCTGAGCAGAACCATGATGACCTGTTGAACCTTCCAGATGATCTAGAGATCTGTGAGAAGGCTGCTCG TGTGAATTTGGAGACTCTCCAGTCAGAGGCGAGTTTGCTCATCAAGCGGTTGAAAGAGTCAGAGAAGAAGGTGGCTTCCTCCTCTGTGGCGGCCATCAAGGAGCAGTATCTCACTGCCATACAG GGAAGCCAGGAGGCCTGCAGGGAGCTGGAGGCGAGGTTTGCCTCCATCGACAGGAAGAAGGAGGATCTGGCACAGTATCTGTGTGAGGACTCATCCCGTCTCTCCCTGGAGGACTTGTTCAGCACTTTACATTCCTTCAGGGGACTCTTCATCAAAGCTCTCAAG GACAATCAGACCCGCCGAGAGCAAGCGATTAAGGCTGAGAAGAGGAAGAAACAGCTGGAAGAGGAGGATTCCAAGAGACCAAGGGGGGAGAACAGGAAGATAA tTCGTAAAGCCCCCCCGGTCCAGGAGGGCTGCATCATTGACCACCTGCTGTCTGACATCAGGAAAGGCTATGCGCTGAGGAAAACCAAGCACCAGGCCGACAGAACCAGCCTGCCTTCTGAGGACAAAGGGGACAGCATTCAGCCTGGTG AACAGTGCACCAAGCTTAAGGGAACATCTGCTATAGATGCCAAAGAGGAAGTTGAAAAGGGGACTTCACCCATTGACCTAGGACAACAAAGCGGAAATCCGGTCGTAGTGGAGTCCGGCCTCCCCACAGACCCCTCACTTCAGTCGAGTTCTCCCAAAACACCAGGCCCCTCAAACCTTCATACCACCACCAAGGATCACATCCAGAGTGAAGACCTCAACCCTGGGATGGATTCCTCTACTGACTGCCAGCTCAAGGAGTCCACAGAGGGGGAGGGGTTTAAGGCCGCTGAATCCAAGGTTGAGAATGTGAACAGGAATGCATTCTCAGCTGCTGGGGATGGTCCAAAGAGCAGAGATGCAGAGACCGATgggaacagagagagtggagctgatggaaaTGGGTTAGAGGAGACTCCATCATCAGAGTCCCCCTCAACCACAGCTGATGTCGACGCAGAGTCCAAACATGCACAGAAACGGGGGAGTACTAAGAGACATGGCAAAG CCAAGCGCAAAGGAAAAGACCACACTAAActtaaaaaggtgtgtgtgttacaatGA
- the LOC109866574 gene encoding inverted formin-2 isoform X2: MAAKASKGKWGALKEHLTSSPPDRDAHLEANLENSVPELCIRLLQVPTVVNYSGVRRRLEGSDQEWMVQFLELNGLDLLMEALERLSGRGCARIADALLQLTCVACVKAVMNSSAGLHFILDNEGYVRTLSQALDTSNTMVKMQVFELLAALTLFNPQGHHLAMDALEHYKSVNMQQYRFSVIMNELHATDNVPYMVVLMSVVNVIIFGVEDLRKRDKLRKEFIGLQLLQLLPKLRETEDVDLNIQCEAFEDTMAEDEEEMERVYGGIDMSSHQEVFTTLFTKLSSSPASVQLLSILQALLLVGPEQSEVWLALEALADRATLLAQDPDVDSTKRLMERLVSSKGHQGSPKVKTTDRGVQIDRSICLSEVLIKESTTPVATSPPPHPHLPPPLPSMRTFVPPLPGFSGMPPPGLPPPPPLPQMGHGGPPPPPPLPGMMGPPPPPPLPGMMGPPPPPPLPGMMGPPPPPPLPGMMGPPPPPPLPGMMGPPPPPPLPGMMGPPPPPPLPGMMGPPPPPPLPGMMGPPPPPPLPGMMGPPPPLGGDEIIVAQSVQMRSCYASSPKVGRCPTLRMKKLNWQKLPSRVVTDSHSMWTSVQVDSLEPDYSSIEELFCLPVTDSKAKGSTPAVKQEPKEISFIDAKKNLNLNIFLKQFRCSHKDFVAMIQKGDRSKFDVEVLKQLQKLQPEKHEIENLKSYKGEREKLAGVDQFYLQLLAVPCYALRIECMLLCEEISSVLQMMQPKVKLLDEACESLRVSTRLPSFCMLILDVGNFLNYGSHTGNAEGFKISTLLKLTETKANKSRITLLHHILEEAEQNHDDLLNLPDDLEICEKAARVNLETLQSEASLLIKRLKESEKKVASSSVAAIKEQYLTAIQGSQEACRELEARFASIDRKKEDLAQYLCEDSSRLSLEDLFSTLHSFRGLFIKALKDNQTRREQAIKAEKRKKQLEEEDSKRPRGENRKIIRKAPPVQEGCIIDHLLSDIRKGYALRKTKHQADRTSLPSEDKGDSIQPGEQCTKLKGTSAIDAKEEVEKGTSPIDLGQQSGNPVVVESGLPTDPSLQSSSPKTPGPSNLHTTTKDHIQSEDLNPGMDSSTDCQLKESTEGEGFKAAESKVENVNRNAFSAAGDGPKSRDAETDGNRESGADGNGLEETPSSESPSTTADVDAESKHAQKRGSTKRHGKAKRKGKDHTKLKKVCVLQ; this comes from the exons ATGGCAGCCAAGGCATCGAAAGGGAAGTGGGGGGCCCTGAAGGAGCACCTGACCAGCAGCCCCCCCGACCGAGATGCTCACCTTGAGGCCAACTTGGAGAACTCAGTTCCAGAGCTATGCATACGACTGCTACAGGTACCCACAGTGGTCAACTACTCAGGGGTGCGGAGGCGCCTAGAGGGGAGTGACCAGGAATGGATGGTGCAGTTCCTGGAGCTCAATGGACTGGATCTGCTGATGGAGGCCCTGGAGAGGCTGTCTGGCCGGGGTTGTGCCCGCATCGCTGACGCCCTCCTCCAGCTCACTTGTGTGGCCTGTGTGAAGGCAGTGATGAACTCCTCAGCTGGACTGCACTTTATACTGGACAATGAGGGATACGTCAGGACCCTGTCACAAG CCCTGGACACGTCCAACACCATGGTAAAGATGCAGGTGTTTGAGCTGCTGGCGGCCCTCACCTTGTTTAACCCACAGGGACACCACCTGGCCATGGATGCCCTGGAGCACTATAAA AGTGTGAATATGCAGCAGTACCGCTTCAGCGTCATCATGAATGAGCTGCATGCGACTGACAATGTTCCGTACATGGTCGTCCTCATGAGTGTGGTCAACGTGATTATCTTCGGGGTAGAAGACCTGCGGAAAAGGGACAAACTACGCAAAGAGTTCATCG GGCTTCAATTACTACAATTACTTCCAAAACTTAG agagactgaggatgTGGACCTGAACATCCAGTGTGAGGCCTTTGAGGACACCATggcagaggatgaggaggagatggagagggtgtaCGGGGGCATCGACATGAGCAGTCACCAGGAAGTCTTCACCACACTCTTCACCAAA TTGAGTAGCTCCCCTGCATCGGTGCAGCTGCTGTCGATCCTGCAGGCTCTGTTGTTGGTAGGTCCGGAGCAGAGCGAGGTGTGGCTGGCCCTGGAGGCCCTGGCTGACCGCGCTACTTTGCTGGCACAGGACC CTGATGTTGACTCCACCAAGCGCCTGATGGAACGTCTGGTGTCCTCCAAGGGTCATCAAGGGTCACCTAAGGTCAAGACCACAGACCGGGGCGTTCAGATTGATCGGTCAATCTGTCTATCAGAGGTCCTCATTAAAGAATCTACCACCCCTGTTGCCACTtcacctcctccccatcctcaTCTACCACCACCCCTACCAAGCATGAGAACTTTTGTCCCACCACTTCCTGGCTTCTCTGGGATGCCTCCCCCTGGCCTCCCTCCGCCACCACCTCTACCACAGATGGGGCATGGAGGTCCACCGCCTCCCCCACCCCTGCCAGGCATGATGGGTCCACCGCCTCCCCCACCCCTGCCAGGCATGATGGGTCCACCGCCTCCCCCACCCCTGCCAGGCATGATGGGTCCACCGCCTCCCCCACCCCTGCCTGGCATGATGGGTCCACCGCCTCCCCCACCCCTGCCAGGCATGATGGGTCCACCGCCTCCCCCACCCCTGCCTGGCATGATGGGTCCACCGCCTCCCCCACCCCTGCCTGGCATGATGGGTCCACCACCTCCCCCACCCCTGCCTGGCATGATGGGTCCACCGCCTCCCCCACCCCTGCCAGGCATGATGGGTCCACCGCCTCCCCTTGGTGGCGATGAAATTATAGTGGCCCAGAGTGTGCAGATGCGATCCTGCTACGCCTCTTCACCCAAGGTGGGCCGCTGCCCCACACTGCGTATGAAGAAGCTCAACTGGCAGAAGCTGCCATCCAGAGTGGTGACTG ATAGTCACTCCATGTGGACCTCGGTACAGGTAGATTCTCTGGAGCCTGATTACTCCAGTATTGAGGAGCTCTTCTGTCTGCCAGTGACTGACTCAAAAGCCAAAGGCAGCACTCCTGCAGTCAAACAGGAGCCCAAAGAG ATTTCTTTCATTGATGCCAAGAAAAATCTTAACCTGAACATATTCTTGAAACAATTCAGATG CTCACATAAGGACTTTGTGGCCATGATTCAAAAAGGTGACCGGTCCAAGTTTGATGTGGAGGTGCTGAAACAGCTGCAAAAGCTACAGCCAGAGAAGCATGAG ATTGAGAACCTGAAGTCCTACAAGGGAGAGCGGGAGAAGTTAGCTGGTGTGGACCAGTTTTATCTCCAGCTCCTAGCTGTTCCATG CTACGCGCTGAGGATCGAGTGCATGTTGCTGTGTGAGGAAATCAGCTCGGTGTTACAGATGATGCAGCCTAAAGTTAAGCTGCTGGACGAGGCCTGTGAGA GTCTGAGAGTGAGCACTCGACTGCCAAGCTTCTGCATGCTCATTCTGGACGTTGGAAACTTCCTCAACTAT GGAAGCCACACAGGGAACGCTGAGGGCTTCAAGATCAGCACACTGTTGAAACTCACTGAAACCAAGGCCAATAAAAGTCGCATCACGCTGCTCCACCACATCCTAGAGGAGGCTGAGCAGAACCATGATGACCTGTTGAACCTTCCAGATGATCTAGAGATCTGTGAGAAGGCTGCTCG TGTGAATTTGGAGACTCTCCAGTCAGAGGCGAGTTTGCTCATCAAGCGGTTGAAAGAGTCAGAGAAGAAGGTGGCTTCCTCCTCTGTGGCGGCCATCAAGGAGCAGTATCTCACTGCCATACAG GGAAGCCAGGAGGCCTGCAGGGAGCTGGAGGCGAGGTTTGCCTCCATCGACAGGAAGAAGGAGGATCTGGCACAGTATCTGTGTGAGGACTCATCCCGTCTCTCCCTGGAGGACTTGTTCAGCACTTTACATTCCTTCAGGGGACTCTTCATCAAAGCTCTCAAG GACAATCAGACCCGCCGAGAGCAAGCGATTAAGGCTGAGAAGAGGAAGAAACAGCTGGAAGAGGAGGATTCCAAGAGACCAAGGGGGGAGAACAGGAAGATAA tTCGTAAAGCCCCCCCGGTCCAGGAGGGCTGCATCATTGACCACCTGCTGTCTGACATCAGGAAAGGCTATGCGCTGAGGAAAACCAAGCACCAGGCCGACAGAACCAGCCTGCCTTCTGAGGACAAAGGGGACAGCATTCAGCCTGGTG AACAGTGCACCAAGCTTAAGGGAACATCTGCTATAGATGCCAAAGAGGAAGTTGAAAAGGGGACTTCACCCATTGACCTAGGACAACAAAGCGGAAATCCGGTCGTAGTGGAGTCCGGCCTCCCCACAGACCCCTCACTTCAGTCGAGTTCTCCCAAAACACCAGGCCCCTCAAACCTTCATACCACCACCAAGGATCACATCCAGAGTGAAGACCTCAACCCTGGGATGGATTCCTCTACTGACTGCCAGCTCAAGGAGTCCACAGAGGGGGAGGGGTTTAAGGCCGCTGAATCCAAGGTTGAGAATGTGAACAGGAATGCATTCTCAGCTGCTGGGGATGGTCCAAAGAGCAGAGATGCAGAGACCGATgggaacagagagagtggagctgatggaaaTGGGTTAGAGGAGACTCCATCATCAGAGTCCCCCTCAACCACAGCTGATGTCGACGCAGAGTCCAAACATGCACAGAAACGGGGGAGTACTAAGAGACATGGCAAAG CCAAGCGCAAAGGAAAAGACCACACTAAActtaaaaaggtgtgtgtgttacaatGA